From Pleurocapsa sp. PCC 7319:
TTCCCAAAACCCAAGCAAGTCTTGCTGCTGAGCAATACCCAAGACTTGGGAAGAATTGTGCAACTCAGTTTGGAAGAGATTGCCAGTTGGCAAGTCATTACTGTAGATATTAGTTTTCAAAGCATAAACCAAGCTGCAATTCATCAGCCAGATGTTTTAGTGTTAGATACAATCTTGCCAGATGTAGCGGGACTAGATACGTTACAGATTATTCATGACAACTCTCGCCTCAAAACTATTCCTCTAATTCTTCTCACAGAAAGAATGCAATCGAGCGATCGCAAATTATATGCCAGTTTTGATGTGGATGCGGCGATCGCTAAACCCTTTGATATATTGGATTTAGTAGAGCTAATTAATAGGCATTCCTAGCACAGAGCGGAAACTGATTCTAAATTCTTGATTTTATTTTATGACTACTTAAATATTATTTGGCTTTCCTCACAAGTTCTTCAAGTTTTGAGGCTAGTCTTGAAATCGGGTTGAAGTGAAGTTAACCAAAAAAACTATGCCACAGATTTCTAAAACACTGACGACAGAGCCTAAAACAAATATCCTTTGCTATCATTACAATTCTTCTAATCAAATACAAATAATACAATTTGTTAAAAGTAATATAGAGTATTCCAGTAAAATTATCTTTCCTGGGCAAAGAATTATGTTTGAAGCTGAACCTGATAGTCAGATAGAAATTTTGCTCAATGGAAAAGGTGATACTTCTTTTAGTCGACTTGTAAATTGTCAGGATCTACAAGTAAATTCGCAATTCTAGGGCAAGCTAATTTTATTTCATAAGCTCCTTACTAAGTATTCTCTAACTAGCGAAATTTGATTTTATACCTTTAATAGAAATATTCCCGAAAAAACCGAGTTGACCTAGCTATGAAAATTAATCCTACCTGCCCTTGTTGCTCCAATGTAATGCTGCACCACATTGACAATAAAAGAGAATACTGGTTTTGCCGCTATTGCTGGCAAGAAATGCCAGATTTAAGAAAAGTAGATAATCTCCAGAAAAACCGTCGACCTCAAATCGTTACTTTATCAGCTAATCTGGAAAAATTAATGCCACTGATTTCTGTCTAAGCAGATCATTTCAGCCTTCTTCGAGACATAGGCAGTATTGAACAATATAAAATCTGTAGGATAAGATTGCTATTCTATATCCGATTATCAGAATTTTATGTCATCCGATCGCCAGTGGCACATTGAACGTAGTCAAAAAATCCTCCAAGATCATCCCGAGATTAAACAGTATTTTGGCAACTATCCCTTATCTATTATTCCCATTATCGTTCTGGCTTCTCTTCAGTGGACTGTAGCTTGGTTAGTAAAAGATCTATCTTGGTGGATGATTGGCTTAATTTCCCTCTTGGTTGGTCAATTTATTCTACATTCGTTAGCCGTATTTGTGCATGAAGCGGCTCATAATCTAGTTTTAAAAGGGAAATTTGGTTCTACTTTCACCTTGTTTCTCATTGAGTTAGGTTCACTTTCTTTTGGCAAATCTATAACCTATATTGGTATTCACGGCAAATCCCACCATCGACATCTCAATGACTATCAACAAGACTATGAGTGGTGGGATAAAAAACAATCGCGCTTTCTGACTTTAAATCCTTATTGGCGGTCAGCAGAAGCTATTATTCAACTGCTTCCTGGCGGTGTAGCTATTACAGACTTAGTAATGGCGCAAATGATTCCCGCCGAGTCTCGTCACATCCAATCAGCTTATACATCTAAATTTTTGCAAATATTTCTAACATCTACCAGTTTATTTTTATATGCTCTAGCATGGTATTTATTGAGCTGGCAAGCTTCTTTATATTTATTTTGGAGCTTGACTTTTATGGTAAGTAATTGGGGCATAACTTTTAAAGGTCAATCGATCGCCGAACACCATATTTATCAAGAAGGTAAAACCTACTCAACTTATCAATGGACTAATATCCCCTTTTTTAATACTGGCTATCACGATGAACACCATACCTTCGCCAATGTAGCCTGGATACATCTACCAAAAATCAAAAAAATTGCTCCCGAATATTTCACCAACGATAATCCCTATTCCTACTTTCATATCTGGTGGCTGTGGGCAAAATCTTTTTTTGAACCCGTTCATTTTAACCGCTATATTCCTGAGTCGAATAAGTCAATAAGCTCTAAGCTCTAAGCTCTAAGCTCTAAGCTCTAAGCTAGTAGTTCTGAACTAATTTCCATAGGTTTTTAATGGCTCTTTGATAAAGCGAATATAGAAATGTTTAAAAGTTGAGCGCAGAACACGAGGTAATCCAAAATCAATGGGTGTGAGAGCATCGGGTAGTTTCCAATCAGATACCTGTAAGTCTGCGGGTTTGCAGTAGGGAAATTCGATTTCCGCAATTTCGGCACAAAGTCCCTGTTTAAATTGAGTTGCTAAAGTGGGTACAACCAGAGGATCGACATTCAAGATTTCAATCATGGCTCGGTCTAAAGCAAAGACATTAGTAGACGCACCTAAAACGCCTAGTTCTCTAGGTTCACCACCGCTAGGACCATTACCTTCATGACCAACAATACCGTCAATGATGGTTAAATCTGGAGCGATCGCCTTAGCTGTTTCCACTAGCATTTCACCAAAGCGAGCGGCATCTTTCCCTGCTTCCATGTGCCACCAAGCTTTCATTTTTCCAGGAACACAACCAAAGAGGTTTTTTACACCCAAGGTCATAGTTAGCTGCATATGAGATTTTACTTTGGGTAAGTTAATGACGACATCAGCATTCATTGCCTCTTTAGATAGGCGTAAGTGCTGAAAATTGGCGTTTTCTGTGGTGTAACGTTGTCCTTTAAATTCGATGATTGGTAAATTTAATTCGGCGCATAGAGGTAAATAACCATTAGCCTTGGCTACTCCCTTCGCACTACCAAAAGCGGGACTGTCTCCTAAAAAAGGTTTTCCTCCTGCTTCTTGTACTAATTGAGCCACACAGTATACTATCTCAGGACGCGTAATACATTCTTTGGTGGGACGACTACCAGTTAGTAAATTGGGTTTTAATAAAACGCGATCGCCTGGTTGGACAATGGCTTGGATTCCCCCCAAAGGTTCGAGTAAATATTCAAGACGCGATTTTATTTTTTTTAGCTCGTAGGACTGAGCGCGGATTAGACTTACTGTATACATTTTTAAGTTTAGATCTGAATATCTGCCTCTAAAATATCAAAAAACTCTAAATATAGCGGTTCTCATTTATTTAAAAACAAGCTATTTGATAAAAATCAACCTTAATAGTATATATGTACTAGCTCATTAAAATATAACTCCAAGAAGAAAATAAATGGCAAATTGCAAATTTTTGAATTATGTTTTATTGATTAAAGAAACAATCTGTTGAATAAACTCCTGATGATTAACCACTGGTTTAGAAATATAGCCATCGGCACCACTTTGTTTAAGAAAGTTTTCGCGATCGCCCTCCATAGCGTGAGCGGTAACTAAAATTATCGGTAAATGAGCTGTTTTTGGGTCTGATTTGAGCATTTGAGTAATTTTTATGCCATCAACTGGTTTTCCTTCATAAATACTATTGGCAAGAGCAATATCCATTAGAATTACATCTACCTCTCCAGATTGAGCTAATTGTAAAACTTCTTCGACAATTTCTGTCCCTTGGACTTGCAATCCACCCTTTTTTGTTAGTATTTTGGAAAAAACCCGATAATTTATAGGGTCATCTTCTACAATCAATACCGTTGTCATAGATGTTACTTTGAAAAGTTTTTTTACTTAGAGAAACTTGATGCTAAGAATAACGTGAACAAATAAGATTATTAGATTAAGAAAACATACTTCTAATTTTGGCTCAAAAAAGTCAGATAGCAAAGCTAATTAGTTTTATTACCTACAAGGTCGAATTGCGCTAAATTTTTATACTCTTAATTATTTGTTAGTTATTTTCCCCAAGGCTCGATTGTATTTTTGGCGGCATATTCCTCACAACTCTTGGAGATTTTTTGAATGGCACAACAGCTAAACTTGTTAGGAAATGGTCAAATCATTCCTACTCCTCTTCACCAAGAAATGGAGAGGTCATATCTCGAATATGCAATGAGTGTAATTGTTGGGAGAGCTTTACCCGACGTAAGAGATGGGCTCAAACCAGTTCATCGACGTATTCTCTATGCCATGTATGAGCTAGGGTTGACTCCAGACCGTCCTTATCGTAAGTGCGCCCGCGTAGTGGGAGATGTATTAGGTAAATATCATCCTCACGGCGACCAATCAGTTTACGATGCCTTAGTGCGTTTAGTACAAAGCTTTTCGACTAGATATCCTCTCTTAGATGGTCATGGTAACTTTGGGTCAGTAGATAATGATCCTCCGGCAGCGATGCGCTACACGGAAACCAGGCTGGCTCCAGTTGCCCATGAAGCAATGCTGACAGAGATTGGAGAAGCAACGGTTAACTTCAGCAGTAACTTTGATAATTCTCAAACTGAACCGATTGTTCTACCTGTTCAACTACCGATTTTACTCCTCAATGGTTGTTCAGGAATTGCAGTAGGAATGGCAACCAATATTCCTCCCCATAACCTGGGAGAGGTGGTCGATGGTTTAATTGCCTTAATTGATCGCCCAAATATAGCAGAGGAAAAACTCTGGGAGTTAATTCCTGGTCCTGATTTTCCTACCGGTGGAGAAATTGTTGAAATCAAAGGAATTCAGGATGCTTATCGTACTGGTAGGGGGAGCATTAAAATGCGTGGTATTGCCCAAATCGAGAGGTTGATTTCGGGCAAAAAACGACGCCGAGAAAAACGGGCAATTATCATTACGGAGCTACCTTATCAAGTTAATAAAGCTAGCTGGATTGAAAAAGTTGCTGATTTAGTGAACCAGGGCAGAATCGAGGGGATTTCTGATATTCGAGATGAGAGCGATCGCAATGGAATGCGAGTAGTAATAGAACTTAAAAAGGATGCTACTCCGCAAAAGGTTTTGCACCAACTCTACCGTCAGACAGCATTACAGAGCAATTTTGGGGCAATTATGCTGGCACTAGTAGACAATAAGCCAGTTCAGCTGCCTCTACGTGGGGTCCTAGAAGAATTTCTTAAATTCCGGGAACATACCCTAAGAAGACAATACACTCATGAACTAGAACAAGCTAATCAACGGCTACATTTAGTAGAAGGTTTGTTACTGGCTCTAAATCAAATTGATGCTGTAATTGAAATTTTGCGTCATGCTCCTGATGGCACTTCAGCTAAGTTACGTCTCCAAGAAGAGTTAGACTTATCGCCAACTCAGGGAGATTCTATTTTGGCGATGCCCATGCGTCGCTTAACAGGTTTAGAAAAGCAAAAGCTAGAGACTGAATTAACAGATCTACAAGAGCGCATTGCTAACTTAGATCGAGTCTTAGGCGATCGCCATGAGTTAATGAAGTCCCTGAAAAAAGAACTACGCTCTCTAAAGCGTAAGTTTGGCGATCAACGTCGTACTCGTATCCCCAACGTTTTAGTTGATGAATCAGCTAATCAACCAGAAACTGAACCAAAATCTTCTAGTAAGAAAAAAACTCCGAAGAAAGATCCTGCTTTAGCGGTATCTCCTAGCCTTACTTTTGAACGTTCTCCCCAAGCCACTCTCAAAGTAACTAATTCTGGCTGTATATACTGGCAAAATCCTGTTTCAGATAAAACTGCGACTAAATCTACTCCCAATAAAGGACAAGACTTTCTGGTTAAAGAAGAATCTATTGGCGATCGGGATAAACTAATTGTAGTTACCGATAGTGGCAAAGCTTACCCTGTTCCGGTTGAAGAAGTTCCTTCTAGTTTGGAAAGTACTGAATTAAAAGCTGTAGAACTCTTATCGTCAGCTGCCCAGAGAGATGCTAATGGTACGGTGGCGCATTTCTTCCTACCTAAAAATTATCACAATCTAGATTTAGTATTCCTCACAGAAAAAGGTATTATTAAACGCCTCGAATCTACTGAGCTAGATGCTTTAGGTAACAGGGGGTTAGTCTTAGTCAAACTCAAGGAAAAAGATATTTTAAAATACTTTTGTTTTACTGAGAAAAAGCATGAAATGGTAATTGCGACTACAGGAGGACGTATATTACGCTTACCAGTGAACGATGCTCAAATTCCCATAATGGGAAGGAATGCTCAAGGAAATCGAGTCATGCGCTTGAGATTGAAAGAATCTCTAGTGGGTTGTTGTGCTGTTAAACCTAATGATTCCATCGCGGTAATTTCTCAGCTAGGATTTGGTAAACGAATTTCTGTTGGTTCTCTCAGGTTGGCTAATCGAGGGGATATTGGAACTCAAGCGATTCAATTCACAGCTAAAGAAGATATGTTAGCAGGAATTATTGCTACTACTGACAAAGAAAATATTACTCTAACTACTAGCATCAATCGACGGTTAGTACTACCAATTAGTAGTCTTAAGTTAGCTGAAAAAAATAGTCCTGGAGCAAAAATTGGCAAACTTAAGCCGAATGAAATTATTACTGGTGTTTATCCATTTGTGTGACTTCTCTTACACTGACACGCTTCGCGTTACAGATGTAGAGCCTTGTTTTATTGGTTCGTGCGCAGGACCAACTATTAATTTCGGCTAATGAGAAACAAAGCCCGTTACCAACAAGGGTAATAAAATCAGGACAGAGATAATTAAAACAATCGTACCTGCGTCGATATTCAGGGTGTTTTTTGGTGTTTTTTTCATTACTACCTACTTTCTTTAAACAAGAAGAAAATTATTTAAATTGAGCAAAGGCAATCAAAGAATTATCAGTCTCTATTAATTGCTGAAGCTCTTGTGATGCTTTTGATGGTTGGCGAACTACTGTATCAATAAATAAACTAGTTGCAGAAGCTATTATTGAGCGGATTTTGTTTTCTGGTTGAGTGGGAGGGAAATCTAAAGCAGTGGCTTCGACTGTCAAATCAAGATACTCGGCGATCGCAAAATGATTTGCCCCTTCAAGAACAATCAAATAAGTATCATTTCGCCCTCCAGAAATAGCCTCGTTGAAGGTGCGGATAACAGGAGTGGCTGGAGTTTTCCATTCTCTAACGCCATAGCGATGACTATTTTTGGCAATGACTCCATCGCGAGTACCCGCCATCAAAAGCATTGGTACCGAGGAAGGTAAAGGTGAAATAGTTCCTGGACTGCA
This genomic window contains:
- a CDS encoding response regulator, encoding MLTKLDVQPINLRPKYKSKFPKPKQVLLLSNTQDLGRIVQLSLEEIASWQVITVDISFQSINQAAIHQPDVLVLDTILPDVAGLDTLQIIHDNSRLKTIPLILLTERMQSSDRKLYASFDVDAAIAKPFDILDLVELINRHS
- a CDS encoding DUF1830 domain-containing protein → MPQISKTLTTEPKTNILCYHYNSSNQIQIIQFVKSNIEYSSKIIFPGQRIMFEAEPDSQIEILLNGKGDTSFSRLVNCQDLQVNSQF
- a CDS encoding fatty acid desaturase, encoding MSSDRQWHIERSQKILQDHPEIKQYFGNYPLSIIPIIVLASLQWTVAWLVKDLSWWMIGLISLLVGQFILHSLAVFVHEAAHNLVLKGKFGSTFTLFLIELGSLSFGKSITYIGIHGKSHHRHLNDYQQDYEWWDKKQSRFLTLNPYWRSAEAIIQLLPGGVAITDLVMAQMIPAESRHIQSAYTSKFLQIFLTSTSLFLYALAWYLLSWQASLYLFWSLTFMVSNWGITFKGQSIAEHHIYQEGKTYSTYQWTNIPFFNTGYHDEHHTFANVAWIHLPKIKKIAPEYFTNDNPYSYFHIWWLWAKSFFEPVHFNRYIPESNKSISSKL
- a CDS encoding DUF362 domain-containing protein, whose translation is MYTVSLIRAQSYELKKIKSRLEYLLEPLGGIQAIVQPGDRVLLKPNLLTGSRPTKECITRPEIVYCVAQLVQEAGGKPFLGDSPAFGSAKGVAKANGYLPLCAELNLPIIEFKGQRYTTENANFQHLRLSKEAMNADVVINLPKVKSHMQLTMTLGVKNLFGCVPGKMKAWWHMEAGKDAARFGEMLVETAKAIAPDLTIIDGIVGHEGNGPSGGEPRELGVLGASTNVFALDRAMIEILNVDPLVVPTLATQFKQGLCAEIAEIEFPYCKPADLQVSDWKLPDALTPIDFGLPRVLRSTFKHFYIRFIKEPLKTYGN
- a CDS encoding response regulator; amino-acid sequence: MTTVLIVEDDPINYRVFSKILTKKGGLQVQGTEIVEEVLQLAQSGEVDVILMDIALANSIYEGKPVDGIKITQMLKSDPKTAHLPIILVTAHAMEGDRENFLKQSGADGYISKPVVNHQEFIQQIVSLINKT
- a CDS encoding DNA topoisomerase (ATP-hydrolyzing) subunit A → MAQQLNLLGNGQIIPTPLHQEMERSYLEYAMSVIVGRALPDVRDGLKPVHRRILYAMYELGLTPDRPYRKCARVVGDVLGKYHPHGDQSVYDALVRLVQSFSTRYPLLDGHGNFGSVDNDPPAAMRYTETRLAPVAHEAMLTEIGEATVNFSSNFDNSQTEPIVLPVQLPILLLNGCSGIAVGMATNIPPHNLGEVVDGLIALIDRPNIAEEKLWELIPGPDFPTGGEIVEIKGIQDAYRTGRGSIKMRGIAQIERLISGKKRRREKRAIIITELPYQVNKASWIEKVADLVNQGRIEGISDIRDESDRNGMRVVIELKKDATPQKVLHQLYRQTALQSNFGAIMLALVDNKPVQLPLRGVLEEFLKFREHTLRRQYTHELEQANQRLHLVEGLLLALNQIDAVIEILRHAPDGTSAKLRLQEELDLSPTQGDSILAMPMRRLTGLEKQKLETELTDLQERIANLDRVLGDRHELMKSLKKELRSLKRKFGDQRRTRIPNVLVDESANQPETEPKSSSKKKTPKKDPALAVSPSLTFERSPQATLKVTNSGCIYWQNPVSDKTATKSTPNKGQDFLVKEESIGDRDKLIVVTDSGKAYPVPVEEVPSSLESTELKAVELLSSAAQRDANGTVAHFFLPKNYHNLDLVFLTEKGIIKRLESTELDALGNRGLVLVKLKEKDILKYFCFTEKKHEMVIATTGGRILRLPVNDAQIPIMGRNAQGNRVMRLRLKESLVGCCAVKPNDSIAVISQLGFGKRISVGSLRLANRGDIGTQAIQFTAKEDMLAGIIATTDKENITLTTSINRRLVLPISSLKLAEKNSPGAKIGKLKPNEIITGVYPFV